The following proteins are co-located in the Triticum aestivum cultivar Chinese Spring chromosome 1A, IWGSC CS RefSeq v2.1, whole genome shotgun sequence genome:
- the LOC123189058 gene encoding uncharacterized protein, producing the protein MDRERKELRKRRTSGHLRYPELKRQKQRNPYVAARSTSPDCNFWDNRQKELYDQFCHEKKVFKHRFVEWSDIADAETCPFDLSTKYEDLGLKGLTSNNSSWVWNEEVVRQFYGTLYVDPDRREMHFMIGSQHCFATKEDLEKALLIEPRADSLVLHTWDDFDVYSLFRVPNPDIGLVRDLKTEVDLIQRINRHTIFPKSGNRGGCTTMLLKLAYAIYHGKQFDIAHFLLSEMCEAIDTVNHALPYAPLIFCLLRHLKCDLTNIDTKCCLKKYSLHLASLNREQRAASAEHEVIEVQHQQPMSYSHQLPQPVNPEPVNPDSTVASNAQLSKLIEGLHEKVVKGFEAIEKRLYTMEVLFSVLSSEVSEMKACMLDPCHALNGDKQKRAQAEAHQGGDGPSAAADP; encoded by the coding sequence ATGGATAGGGAAAGGAAGGAGCTGAGGAAGAGGAGGACATCGGGCCATTTGAGGTATCCTGAACTTAAGAGGCAGAAGCAACGTAACCCTTATGTTGCTGCTAGATCTACCTCTCCTGACTGCAATTTCTGGGACAACAGACAGAAAGAGCTATATGATCAGTTCTGTCATGAGAAGAAAGTGTTTAAGCATAGATTTGTGGAGTGGTCAGATATAGCTGATGCTGAAACATGCCCTTTTGATTTGTCCACTAAGTATGAGGATCTTGGTCTCAAAGGTCTAACCAGCAACAATTCATCTTGGGTTTGGAATGAAGAGGTCGTGAGACAGTTTTATGGCACCCTTTATGTTGATCCTGATCGCAGGGAAATGCATTTCATGATAGGCTCACAGCATTGTTTTGCTACCAAGGAAGATCTTGAAAAGGCCTTGCTAATTGAGCCTAGAGCTGACAGCCTTGTTTTGCACACATGGGATGATTTTGATGTTTATTCTCTCTTTCGAGTACCTAATCCCGACATTGGTCTAGTTAGGGATCTTAAAACTGAAGTTGATCTCATCCAAAGGATAAATCGACATACAATTTTTCCTAAATCAGGAAATCGAGGTGGATGCACCACCATGCTTCTCAAGCTTGCCTATGCCATTTACCACGGAAAGCAGTTTGACATTGCTCATTTCCTCCTCAGTGAGATGTGTGAGGCCATTGACACTGTAAATCATGCACTGCCATATGCACCTCTTATATTTTGTCTTCTTCGCCATCTGAAGTGTGACCTTACAAACATTGATACCAAATGCTGCCTCAAGAAGTACTCCCTGCACCTTGCAAGCTTGAATCGTGAACAACGTGCTGCCTCAGCTGAGCATGAAGTTATAGAGGTGCAGCACCAGCAGCCCATGTCCTATTCTCATCAGCTACCGCAACCAGTTAATCCTGAACCAGTTAATCCTGATTCAACAGTTGCCAGCAATGCTCAACTTTCAAAACTGATAGAGGGGTTGCACGAGAAAGTTGTGAAAGGATTCGAGGCAATTGAGAAACGACTTTACACAATGGAAGTTCTCTTCTCAGTCTTATCTTCAGAAGTTAGTGAGATGAAAGCTTGTATGCTTGATCCTTGTCATGCGCTGAACGGCGACAAACAAAAAAGGGCACAAGCTGAAGCTCATCAAGGTGGCGATGGTCCTTCTGCAGCAGCTGATCCATAG
- the LOC123189048 gene encoding sugar transport protein MST1, with product MPGGGGALAVGAGVSAGVASGYSSEITFTVVMSCLMAASGGLIFGYDISITGGLTQMRSFLEAFFPEIIKKVDSAQQDAYCIFDSQVLTTFVSSLYLAGVFACLVAGHVTRKVGRRNSMLIGASFFLVGAILNCAAVNIYMLVIGRIFLGFAVGFTNQSAPVYLAEIAPARWRGAFTSIFHFFLNVGMFVADLVNYRANTIPGWGWRLSLGVGIIPAVVILVGAVFIPDSPNSLVLRGKVAEARHSLRRIRGPAADVDVELKDIMRAAEEGGRHKSGAFRRILMREYRPHLVMAIFIPLFFELTGMIVVTLFAPLLFFTIGFTSQKAILGSIITDVVSLASISVAALSVDRFGRRFLFKLGGGILLVCLVGMTWIFGAELGSNGGKAMPRPYAVAVVALVCLFVAGFGISWGPLKWIIPSEIFPLEVRSAGQSMSESISLTLTFVQTQSFLAMLCSFKYGSFAYNAAWVVVMTAFIIAFLPETKGVPIEAMGAVWSRHWYWKRFVKPAPEPTPAPDKLADGSLEM from the exons ATGCCAGGAGGGGGAGGAGCTCTGGCGGTGGGCGCCGGCGTCAGCGCCGGCGTGGCCTCCGGCTACAGCAGCGAGATCACGTTCACGGTGGTGATGAGCTGCCTCATGGCGGCCTCCGGCGGGCTCATTTTCGGCTACGACATCAGTATTACAG GCGGGTTGACGCAGATGCGGTCGTTCCTGGAGGCCTTCTTCCCGGAGATCATCAAGAAGGTGGATAGCGCGCAGCAGGACGCCTACTGCATCTTCGACAGCCAGGTGCTCACCACCTTCGTCTCCTCGCTCTACCTCGCCGGCGTCTTCGCCTGCCTGGTCGCCGGCCACGTCACGAGGAAGGTGGGCCGGAGGAACTCCATGCTCATCGGCGCCTCGTTCTTCTTGGTCGGCGCCATCCTCAACTGCGCCGCTGTCAACATCTACATGCTCGTCATCGGCCGCATCTTCCTCGGTTTTGCTGTTGGCTTCACCAACCAG TCCGCACCTGTGTACTTGGCGGAGATCGCGCCGGCGCGGTGGCGCGGGGCGTTCACGagcatcttccacttcttcctcaaCGTGGGTATGTTCGTGGCCGACCTGGTCAACTACCGCGCCAACACAATCCCAGGGTGGGGTTGGCGCCTCTCCCTCGGCGTTGGCATCATCCCGGCCGTCGTCATCCTCGTCGGCGCCGTCTTCATCCCGGACTCGCCCAACAGCCTCGTGTTGCGCGGGAAAGTCGCCGAGGCCCGCCACTCACTGCGTCGGATCCGCGGGCCGGCCGCTGACGTCGACGTCGAGCTCAAGGACATCATGCGTGCCGCGGAGGAGGGCGGCCGACACAAGTCCGGCGCATTCCGACGGATCCTGATGCGCGAGTACCGGCCCCACCTGGTCATGGCGATCTTCATCCCGCTCTTCTTCGAGCTGACGGGTATGATCGTGGTCACGCTCTTCGCGCCGCTCCTCTTCTTCACCATCGGGTTCACGAGCCAGAAGGCCATTCTCGGCTCCATCATCACCGACGTCGTCAGCCTGGCGTCCATCTCCGTGGCCGCGCTCTCCGTCGACCGCTTCGGACGCCGCTTCCTCTTCAAGCTGGGCGGTGGCATCCTGCTCGTGTGCCTAGTGGGGATGACGTGGATCTTCGGCGCAGAGCTGGGCAGCAACGGCGGGAAGGCGATGCCGAGGCCCTACGCGGTGGCCGTGGTGGCGCTGGTGTGCCTCTTCGTGGCCGGGTTCGGCATCTCCTGGGGGCCGCTCAAGTGGATCATCCCCAGTGAGATCTTCCCGCTCGAGGTGAGGTCCGCGGGGCAGAGCATGAGTGAGTCCATCTCGCTCACGCTCACCTTCGTGCAGACGCAGTCCTTCCTCGCCATGCTATGCAGCTTCAAGTATGGCTCCTTCGCCTACAATGCCGCTTGGGTCGTCGTCATGACGGCATTCATCATCGCCTTCCTTCCAGAGACCAAGGGCGTGCCCATAGAGGCCATGGGTGCGGTCTGGTCACGCCATTGGTACTGGAAACGCTTCGTCAAACCGGCACCGGAGCCCACGCCCGCACCAGACAAACTGGCTGACGGGTCGCTTGAAATGTAA